From the genome of Bacteroides sp. MSB163, one region includes:
- a CDS encoding peptidase domain-containing ABC transporter has product MKSFPRYIQHDAMDCGPTCLRMVAAFHGKRYSLEGLREKSFITREGVSMLGISEAAEKIGFRSICVQVGFEKLKEAPLPCIIHWNQQHFVVVYKLTDKHIWVADPGTGKLKYTKEEFCNCWLSSRKNEEDTGVALLLEPTPEFYTIEDEGDEVNRKGFSFLYSYLRPYRGLVGQLLLGLLLGSMIQLMLPFLTQSVVDFGINNQNLGFIYLVLIAQLMLSFSSSAVEFIRGWILLHLGTRINIALISDFLIKMMKMPINYFDSKMTGDILQRINDHKRIQDFLTGSSLSVIFSVFNIIIFGIVLLVYSGMIFLIFMGGSALYVTYVWLFMKKRAELDHKRFAQQSANQSTVVQLVNGMQEIKLSTCEQQKRWEWERIQAKLFKVNIKSLALRQYQDSGAVLINQSKNLLITALVASLVVKGEMTLGMMLSVQYIIGQLNSPVNELIAFARDMQDARLSMNRLSEVRDKPDEEDPTRELIREIPKGKEIRLQNLNFKYDPLSEYPTLDNVSLVIPPGKQTAIVGMSGSGKTTLVKLLLGFYPPASGDIFIGDTPLGSYSIREWRKRCGVVMQDGFIFSDSIAGNIAPGVEHIDKPRLRHAAEVANIHSFIEELPLGYNTKIGQEGHGLSQGQKQRILIARAVYKDPEFIFFDEATNALDANNERTIMNNLETFFKGRTSVVVAHRLSTVKNANQIIVIEQGRIAETGTHEELIALEGRYYRLVKNQLEL; this is encoded by the coding sequence ATGAAATCTTTCCCTCGTTACATCCAGCACGACGCCATGGATTGTGGTCCTACCTGCCTCCGCATGGTAGCCGCTTTCCACGGCAAGCGTTATTCATTGGAAGGATTGAGGGAAAAATCATTCATCACCCGCGAAGGGGTTTCCATGCTTGGTATCAGCGAAGCTGCAGAAAAGATTGGTTTTCGTAGCATCTGCGTACAAGTGGGTTTTGAAAAACTCAAGGAAGCTCCTTTACCCTGCATCATACACTGGAACCAGCAGCACTTTGTCGTGGTATATAAACTCACCGACAAGCATATCTGGGTAGCCGACCCCGGCACGGGAAAGCTGAAATACACCAAAGAAGAATTCTGCAATTGCTGGCTGAGTTCCCGAAAAAACGAAGAAGACACAGGAGTGGCGTTATTGCTGGAACCCACACCGGAGTTTTATACAATAGAAGACGAGGGAGACGAAGTGAATCGCAAAGGCTTTAGCTTCCTCTACTCCTATCTCCGCCCATACCGAGGACTGGTGGGACAACTCCTTTTAGGCCTGCTACTGGGCAGCATGATACAACTCATGTTACCTTTCCTCACACAATCGGTAGTAGACTTCGGTATCAACAACCAGAATCTCGGTTTTATCTATCTGGTACTGATTGCCCAGTTGATGCTGTCTTTCAGCAGCAGTGCCGTAGAGTTCATACGGGGCTGGATTCTGCTGCATTTAGGCACACGCATCAACATCGCCCTCATATCGGACTTCCTTATCAAAATGATGAAGATGCCCATCAACTACTTCGACAGCAAAATGACAGGAGACATCCTGCAACGCATCAACGACCATAAACGCATACAGGATTTCCTGACGGGAAGCAGTCTCAGCGTCATCTTCTCAGTATTCAATATCATCATCTTCGGCATTGTGCTACTGGTGTACAGTGGTATGATATTCCTTATCTTTATGGGAGGAAGCGCCCTGTACGTTACATACGTCTGGCTCTTCATGAAGAAGCGTGCCGAACTGGATCACAAGCGTTTTGCCCAGCAGAGTGCCAACCAAAGCACGGTAGTGCAACTGGTGAACGGTATGCAAGAAATAAAACTCAGTACCTGCGAACAACAGAAACGCTGGGAATGGGAAAGAATACAAGCAAAGCTATTCAAAGTAAACATCAAAAGCCTTGCTCTACGACAGTATCAGGATTCGGGAGCAGTGTTGATTAATCAAAGCAAGAACCTACTGATAACCGCACTTGTGGCAAGTCTGGTAGTGAAAGGGGAAATGACGCTGGGTATGATGCTATCCGTGCAATACATCATCGGACAGTTAAACAGCCCGGTAAACGAGCTCATCGCTTTTGCACGCGATATGCAGGATGCACGCCTCAGCATGAACCGCCTCAGCGAAGTGCGTGACAAACCGGATGAAGAAGATCCCACGCGCGAACTGATACGGGAAATCCCGAAAGGAAAAGAAATAAGACTCCAGAACCTTAACTTCAAATATGATCCGCTAAGCGAATACCCAACATTGGACAATGTAAGTCTGGTGATTCCACCAGGTAAACAAACTGCCATCGTAGGTATGAGTGGAAGCGGAAAGACAACACTCGTTAAATTACTGTTAGGATTCTACCCGCCCGCAAGCGGCGATATCTTCATCGGGGATACTCCACTGGGAAGTTATAGTATTCGCGAATGGCGCAAGCGGTGCGGCGTAGTAATGCAGGATGGTTTTATCTTCTCCGACAGCATAGCTGGAAATATTGCTCCGGGAGTGGAGCATATCGATAAGCCGCGATTGCGCCATGCCGCAGAAGTAGCAAATATACATAGCTTTATCGAGGAATTACCCTTGGGATACAATACCAAGATAGGACAAGAAGGTCATGGATTGAGCCAGGGACAGAAACAACGTATTCTCATAGCCCGCGCCGTATATAAAGACCCGGAATTTATCTTCTTTGATGAAGCAACCAATGCATTGGATGCCAATAATGAACGCACCATAATGAATAACCTGGAGACATTCTTCAAAGGCAGAACATCCGTGGTAGTGGCACATCGGTTAAGCACAGTGAAAAATGCAAACCAAATTATTGTAATAGAACAGGGAAGAATAGCAGAAACCGGAACACATGAGGAATTGATAGCTTTGGAAGGAAGATATTACAGGTTGGTAAAGAATCAACTGGAATTATGA
- a CDS encoding TlpA disulfide reductase family protein produces the protein MEIIIHLDNDMTEEEQKVYLWSFCSWVSGSEKAIWDSASIKKGQKTVKLQGYAPYENYFKICFSKNGPQGLYVYALPNDTVELYLSSNDKEVLWKNACKGNYHNIVTDFEKGSRKYWIKKNESSEDSISYYNHLLIDRYINEIHTSEHPLIAKGSWVMLQMFFKDSLSRDSLQSLREYVARKFPNYPPAALTYKNAPTLSERTKSTQKRLDEISKQRNIYEKRKQSTQIGSRIALQLPSLNGEYIALSDLRSKYIFVDIWASWCKPCRAQTIYLKKVLNKHQNNIKIYAVSIDANHSAWKKAIEQDKTQDFIHVIGTDNDRRNVQSVEVLDIERIPRNFLLDRNCRIIAKDLLDEQLMQTLDSLERQ, from the coding sequence ATGGAAATCATTATTCATCTTGACAATGATATGACAGAAGAAGAACAAAAGGTATACCTTTGGTCTTTCTGTTCTTGGGTATCTGGGTCAGAAAAAGCCATTTGGGATTCTGCAAGCATAAAAAAGGGGCAAAAAACAGTAAAACTTCAAGGATATGCACCCTATGAAAACTATTTCAAGATTTGTTTCTCAAAAAACGGACCACAAGGATTATATGTATATGCGCTTCCGAATGATACTGTAGAATTATACCTTTCCTCAAATGATAAAGAAGTATTGTGGAAAAATGCTTGCAAAGGAAATTATCACAATATAGTTACTGACTTCGAGAAAGGAAGCAGAAAATATTGGATAAAAAAAAATGAATCTTCTGAAGATAGCATTTCATATTACAACCATCTATTAATAGATCGCTATATTAACGAAATACACACATCTGAGCACCCACTGATAGCAAAAGGGAGTTGGGTTATGTTGCAAATGTTTTTCAAGGATTCATTATCAAGGGATAGTCTTCAATCATTAAGAGAATACGTTGCACGAAAATTTCCAAATTACCCACCAGCAGCACTTACATACAAGAATGCTCCTACATTAAGCGAACGTACAAAGAGTACCCAGAAACGGCTAGACGAGATTTCAAAGCAGAGGAATATTTATGAAAAAAGAAAACAAAGTACTCAAATAGGGAGCAGAATAGCACTTCAATTACCATCACTAAATGGAGAATATATAGCGTTATCAGATTTAAGAAGTAAATACATTTTTGTAGATATTTGGGCAAGTTGGTGCAAACCATGTAGAGCACAAACTATTTATCTAAAAAAAGTATTGAATAAACATCAGAATAATATAAAAATATATGCAGTTTCCATTGATGCAAACCACAGTGCTTGGAAAAAAGCTATAGAACAAGATAAAACACAAGATTTTATTCATGTGATAGGTACAGACAATGACCGCAGGAATGTTCAATCAGTTGAAGTTTTGGACATCGAAAGAATCCCGCGAAACTTCTTATTAGATCGAAACTGTAGAATCATTGCAAAAGATTTGCTTGATGAACAACTCATGCAAACATTAGACAGTTTAGAAAGACAATGA
- a CDS encoding cysteine peptidase family C39 domain-containing protein gives MLGVDNTDGILYHYLRVLHVKVSKVTVRRLLDNPLGNSMRGISDALDILHINNAVYQLPAEYLDKLESPLIAVTNDNDSPFCLVEKMEKGHVIITTPHTRHIRVSKQQFLQKWTGGVLVGEITEKTIQEKNYRLKNVGEWIRQYQLLLAGIVIIFLILYHASRNYSSGVTIYLLTLCAGILVSAAILYKETINHQFLHSFCHIGKVIDCNEVLHSKGSRIIDVGLGELSLFYFSTSLLFCLLRPYDFFYISALCSIIAIGFTIYSIIYQLFIIRKGCMLCMIINLIVWGNCITLYLLKAYYNKAISFQTILLIFAISCIYLVIWTQLKKLLKYNEERKQLKNHFADLLSPEAFQALLTLKPQIRETPQPNIVLHNNITGENQLLFVTNPNCKNCAKAHSQFQKIANEQPICLVLLTFPGDNTGKQIALTIIAIYLTEGWEKAMKALSEWFSTHHIEDIPNDIADKTQEIWKQQQLYCLQQQINETPTIIVNKHYLPYIYQIENLKYVLT, from the coding sequence ATGTTGGGAGTTGACAACACTGATGGAATACTTTATCATTATTTGCGTGTTTTGCACGTAAAAGTGAGCAAGGTGACCGTACGCCGCTTGCTCGACAATCCGTTGGGCAACAGCATGCGGGGTATCAGCGATGCACTGGATATACTTCATATCAACAATGCGGTATATCAGCTCCCTGCAGAATATCTCGACAAATTAGAAAGTCCGCTTATTGCTGTAACCAATGACAATGATTCACCCTTTTGTCTGGTAGAAAAGATGGAGAAAGGTCATGTTATCATCACTACGCCCCACACCCGGCATATAAGAGTAAGCAAACAACAATTCTTACAGAAGTGGACAGGTGGAGTCTTAGTCGGCGAGATTACAGAGAAAACTATTCAAGAGAAAAATTACCGATTAAAGAATGTTGGAGAGTGGATTAGGCAATATCAACTTTTGCTAGCAGGCATAGTTATTATATTCCTTATATTATATCATGCAAGCAGGAACTACTCATCAGGAGTGACTATCTACTTGCTGACACTATGCGCAGGGATTCTTGTTTCTGCTGCTATTCTTTATAAAGAAACCATCAACCATCAGTTCCTACATAGTTTTTGCCACATTGGTAAAGTTATAGATTGTAATGAAGTGCTTCACTCTAAAGGATCACGTATTATCGACGTAGGATTAGGTGAATTATCATTGTTCTATTTCAGCACTTCATTGCTATTCTGCCTTTTACGTCCGTACGATTTCTTTTATATCAGTGCATTATGTAGCATCATTGCAATAGGATTCACAATTTACTCCATCATCTATCAACTCTTTATAATTCGCAAAGGATGTATGCTTTGCATGATTATCAATCTAATAGTATGGGGTAACTGCATTACCTTGTACCTGCTAAAAGCTTATTATAATAAAGCAATTTCTTTCCAGACAATACTTCTCATTTTTGCTATCAGTTGTATTTATCTGGTTATCTGGACACAACTAAAGAAATTACTAAAATATAATGAAGAAAGGAAACAACTTAAAAATCACTTTGCAGACTTGCTTAGCCCAGAAGCTTTTCAAGCCCTCCTAACCCTAAAACCACAGATTAGAGAAACTCCTCAACCTAACATAGTTTTACATAACAACATAACAGGTGAAAATCAATTGCTATTTGTTACTAATCCCAATTGCAAAAATTGCGCAAAAGCACATTCACAATTTCAAAAAATAGCCAATGAACAACCTATTTGTTTAGTGCTATTAACTTTTCCCGGTGATAATACAGGCAAACAGATTGCACTAACAATTATTGCAATCTATCTTACAGAAGGTTGGGAAAAGGCTATGAAAGCATTGTCTGAATGGTTTAGTACACATCATATAGAAGATATCCCCAATGATATTGCAGATAAAACGCAGGAAATATGGAAACAGCAACAATTGTATTGCTTGCAGCAGCAAATCAATGAGACACCTACCATCATCGTAAACAAACATTATTTACCATATATATATCAAATAGAGAATTTAAAGTATGTATTAACATAA
- a CDS encoding DUF3244 domain-containing protein yields the protein MKKLLFLLIAFFAWGTSAYSQKFIKGTEISLYGDIKKGNNVDPEDIPQTRGIIIQPAHAYLYNKVVSASFEEMIPAVTIKITKESTGETIYSQEYISPAAISIDMTLQDSGIYYIEIISDKTSLKGKFTL from the coding sequence ATGAAAAAGCTATTATTCCTTTTAATCGCATTTTTTGCTTGGGGAACTTCCGCATATTCCCAAAAGTTTATTAAAGGCACGGAAATTAGTCTTTATGGAGATATAAAAAAAGGCAATAATGTAGACCCGGAAGACATACCCCAAACACGTGGTATCATTATACAACCTGCGCACGCTTACTTATATAATAAAGTAGTATCCGCATCTTTTGAAGAAATGATACCAGCAGTCACTATCAAGATTACTAAGGAATCTACCGGTGAAACTATTTATTCACAGGAATACATAAGTCCGGCTGCAATCTCTATTGATATGACCTTGCAAGATTCAGGAATATATTATATAGAAATTATTTCAGATAAAACCTCTTTAAAAGGCAAATTTACACTTTAA
- a CDS encoding vitamin K epoxide reductase family protein has protein sequence MLGVDNATSEVVHHFLRSLTVKVSRTTVCRLLDSPLGNTMQGISDALNALHVNNVVYQLQPKYLEKLHGPFITQLETSHSTFCLVEKIEPDRLIITTAEVSHMPISRKLFAHQWTGTVLFGETTSKTVCESHCLLSNIHYMCRQHRILIAGIISVLLVFSSIWSRNYPTGLPLYLSALVCGILISTIILYREMIDNHFLHRFCHIGKVIDCNEVLKSKGANIAGIGIGELSWMYFTTMFFFTAVCPKEFHLLAALSVFIAIAFTLYSIIYQIFFIRKACLFCMLTTFSVWLTAVALYIIRNNFEWRFSIRILFSMIAVSTICVIFWIQAKALVSSDKEKHFLKNKLSGLLNPITFQKLLALKPKVRTMIHPDIALHNSTDNTKDRLMVVVNPNCKACAKVHHHIREISADISISLVIYTNDRLSAHIAQTILSAYLSEGWDKATYLLEVWFEVQEIPDVERYNINDVAQLLWRQQQEYCERNNISHTPSVVINGHYMPSVYQLEELKYLLTPATDK, from the coding sequence ATGCTGGGAGTTGACAATGCCACCAGTGAAGTAGTCCATCACTTTTTACGGTCACTGACCGTAAAAGTGAGCAGGACTACCGTATGCCGTTTGCTCGACAGTCCGTTGGGCAACACGATGCAAGGTATCAGCGATGCCTTAAACGCACTTCATGTAAATAACGTAGTTTACCAACTTCAACCGAAGTATCTGGAGAAGTTGCACGGTCCGTTTATCACCCAATTGGAAACAAGCCATTCCACATTCTGCCTTGTCGAAAAGATAGAACCGGACCGGCTCATCATCACGACTGCCGAAGTCAGCCACATGCCCATAAGCAGAAAGCTATTTGCGCACCAGTGGACAGGAACTGTCCTGTTTGGCGAAACAACTTCGAAAACAGTCTGTGAATCTCACTGCTTGCTCAGCAATATTCATTATATGTGCCGGCAACATAGGATACTGATTGCGGGAATTATATCCGTCCTCTTAGTTTTTTCTTCAATCTGGAGTAGAAACTACCCCACAGGATTACCACTTTACCTTTCCGCGCTGGTCTGTGGTATTCTCATCTCTACTATCATTCTATACAGAGAAATGATAGATAATCACTTTCTACACCGCTTCTGCCACATAGGGAAAGTTATAGATTGTAATGAGGTACTCAAATCCAAAGGTGCAAATATTGCAGGAATAGGTATTGGAGAATTATCGTGGATGTATTTCACAACCATGTTCTTTTTCACAGCTGTCTGCCCAAAGGAATTCCATCTTCTGGCAGCCCTGTCTGTTTTCATTGCAATTGCATTCACTTTATACTCCATCATATATCAGATATTCTTTATTCGTAAAGCGTGCCTGTTTTGCATGCTCACCACCTTCTCGGTCTGGCTGACTGCCGTGGCGCTTTATATCATAAGGAATAACTTTGAGTGGAGGTTTTCAATACGAATTCTCTTTTCAATGATTGCAGTCAGCACTATCTGCGTGATTTTCTGGATACAGGCTAAAGCACTTGTTTCTTCGGACAAAGAGAAACACTTTCTGAAAAACAAGCTATCCGGTCTGCTCAATCCGATCACTTTTCAGAAACTCCTGGCTTTGAAACCTAAAGTCAGAACGATGATCCACCCGGATATAGCTCTGCACAACTCTACCGATAACACAAAAGACAGGTTAATGGTAGTGGTAAACCCCAATTGTAAAGCGTGCGCCAAAGTACATCACCATATCCGGGAAATATCAGCAGACATATCCATCTCACTGGTTATCTATACAAACGACCGCCTGAGCGCACATATAGCACAAACCATTCTCAGCGCTTACCTCTCAGAAGGCTGGGACAAAGCTACTTACTTGCTGGAAGTATGGTTTGAAGTTCAAGAGATACCTGATGTAGAGAGATACAATATTAACGATGTTGCACAACTGCTTTGGAGACAACAACAAGAGTACTGCGAACGGAATAACATCAGTCATACTCCGTCAGTTGTCATCAACGGACATTATATGCCAAGCGTTTATCAATTGGAAGAGTTGAAATACTTGCTAACGCCTGCCACCGATAAATAA
- a CDS encoding DUF3244 domain-containing protein, translating to MKKLLFVFFVLAVVMGSTSLHAQNFFLTNDDEREIPLNPAGPKEGGPVARSIIIQPASAYINNDIVTVVFNCDAPTASITITNASGANIYSGTSINPTLITIDLNATEPGEYYLEIELGEARLSGYFTL from the coding sequence ATGAAAAAGTTATTATTTGTATTTTTCGTATTAGCAGTAGTTATGGGTAGCACATCTTTGCACGCCCAAAATTTCTTTCTGACCAATGATGATGAAAGAGAGATTCCTCTGAACCCGGCAGGTCCCAAAGAAGGAGGACCAGTAGCCAGGAGCATCATTATTCAACCCGCCAGTGCCTATATTAATAATGATATAGTCACTGTAGTTTTCAACTGTGATGCACCTACGGCAAGTATTACAATTACAAATGCCTCTGGAGCAAATATTTATTCCGGAACAAGTATTAATCCTACGCTTATCACTATTGATTTAAACGCAACAGAGCCGGGAGAATACTACCTGGAAATTGAACTGGGAGAAGCCCGGTTGAGCGGATACTTTACACTTTAA
- a CDS encoding sensor histidine kinase encodes MRKIITLLFLAAFCICSQAYSQNRADELMKQAQENLAKKEYIKARYLFLQAYNAFSSQAKYDKAVECGVNASALYHRENYYKEAFELLRGAELLVTDGEQKSGKTMPDLRFRINKERLQMYINLKNPARAKEQLAKLEETAKAAKNDSLSNDLLYTQANYYYTFGMNSQGDAYINRLIGQYKEQKNYAKVDESYKTLIDIARKANNAGLVARTYDKYILWTDSVKALTAQDELNVLKRKYDDSLQTIEEKDSSLSAKQYIIIGLCILAGLLAAVLVLAGIVLLRFVLLTRKQKKAIQIANEHNELKTKFIQNISAQMEPTLNTLDTTLPGVRALKGFAEHIQELSDLESTLSEAYEMREININTFCESVMDKIKSGLKSDIATAVNAPKLSVKTNPEQLERILLHLLNNAAEFTPEGGKIWLDFKKRGAHTHQFIVSDTGSGIAEEEQADLFKPFTKVKDLTEGDGLGLPICSLIATKMNGSLTLDSSYTKGCRFVLELHT; translated from the coding sequence ATGAGAAAGATAATTACCCTACTCTTCTTAGCCGCTTTCTGCATTTGCAGTCAAGCCTATTCACAGAACCGTGCCGATGAACTGATGAAACAGGCACAGGAAAATCTCGCAAAAAAAGAATATATCAAAGCCCGCTATCTTTTCCTTCAGGCTTACAATGCTTTCTCCTCCCAAGCAAAGTATGACAAAGCGGTGGAATGTGGCGTCAACGCCAGTGCTCTCTACCATCGGGAAAACTATTATAAAGAAGCTTTCGAACTATTGCGCGGTGCCGAACTATTGGTTACAGACGGTGAGCAAAAAAGTGGCAAGACGATGCCCGACCTGCGTTTCCGTATCAACAAGGAACGCCTGCAAATGTATATCAACCTCAAGAATCCCGCCCGTGCCAAAGAACAACTGGCCAAATTGGAAGAGACAGCCAAGGCAGCAAAAAATGATTCACTCAGCAATGATTTGCTTTATACCCAAGCCAATTACTACTATACCTTTGGGATGAACTCACAAGGGGACGCTTATATCAACCGTCTGATCGGTCAATACAAGGAACAGAAGAATTATGCAAAGGTAGACGAGTCATATAAAACCCTGATCGATATTGCCCGTAAGGCAAACAATGCCGGACTGGTAGCCCGTACGTACGACAAATATATCCTTTGGACTGACTCTGTAAAAGCTCTTACTGCCCAGGATGAGTTGAACGTGCTGAAACGTAAATATGACGATAGCCTGCAAACTATTGAGGAAAAAGACAGCTCACTCTCTGCCAAACAATACATTATCATCGGCCTTTGCATCCTTGCCGGACTACTGGCCGCCGTGCTGGTATTAGCTGGTATCGTATTGCTGCGTTTTGTCCTTCTTACCCGGAAGCAAAAGAAAGCTATCCAGATAGCCAATGAGCACAATGAACTGAAAACTAAGTTTATCCAGAATATCTCCGCACAAATGGAGCCGACACTGAATACTCTGGATACTACCTTACCGGGCGTCCGTGCGCTGAAAGGCTTTGCTGAACACATTCAGGAGTTGTCCGATTTAGAAAGTACGCTCTCTGAAGCTTACGAAATGCGTGAAATCAATATTAATACTTTCTGTGAAAGTGTTATGGATAAAATCAAAAGCGGCTTGAAGTCAGACATAGCTACTGCCGTGAACGCACCGAAACTCAGCGTCAAGACCAATCCTGAGCAGCTTGAACGCATTCTGCTCCATTTGTTGAATAATGCAGCCGAGTTTACCCCTGAAGGTGGCAAAATCTGGTTAGATTTTAAAAAGCGCGGAGCACACACCCACCAATTTATTGTCAGTGATACGGGAAGTGGTATTGCCGAGGAGGAACAAGCAGACTTGTTCAAACCTTTCACCAAAGTGAAAGACCTTACAGAAGGGGATGGTTTAGGATTACCCATCTGCTCTCTGATTGCCACAAAAATGAATGGTAGTCTGACATTGGACAGTAGCTATACCAAGGGTTGCCGCTTTGTTCTGGAGTTACATACCTGA
- a CDS encoding nucleoside kinase — MKHMLQICCKNNNISKEFPIGSSLLDIYYGFNLNFPYQVVSAKVNNRSEGLNFRVYNNKDVEFLDIRDSSGLRTYVRSLCFVLYKAVSELFPDGKLFVEHPVSKGYFCNLRIGRAITLEDVSAIKKRMQEIIDENIIYRRTECHTTEAVRIFNERGMTDKVKLLETSGSIYTYYYSLGDTIDYYYGNLLPSTGFIWLFDIVKYYDGLLLRIPNKENPNVLEEVVKQEKMLDVFKEHLRWNYIMGLGNVGDFNLACEQGHATDLINVAEALQEKKIAQIADDIYNRGENGNRVKLVLISGPSSSGKTTFSKRLSVQLMTNGLRPYPIALDNYFVNREDTPRDANGDYDYESLYALDLKKFEEDLKALLRGEEIDLPSFNFSTGQREYKGDKLRIDEHTILILEGIHALNPELTPQIPAENKYKIYVSALTTISLDDHNWIPTTDNRLLRRIIRDFNYRGYSARETISRWPSVRAGEDKWIFPYQENADVMFNSALLFEFAVLRCHAEPILTSVPRNCPEYAEAYRLLKFIKYFTPVQDKEIPPTSLLREFLGGSSFKY, encoded by the coding sequence ATGAAACACATGTTACAAATTTGTTGCAAAAATAATAATATTTCTAAAGAATTCCCCATCGGGAGTTCACTTTTGGATATTTATTACGGTTTTAATCTTAATTTTCCCTATCAGGTTGTCAGTGCGAAAGTTAATAACCGGTCCGAAGGATTGAATTTCCGGGTATATAATAATAAGGACGTAGAATTTCTCGATATACGCGACTCATCCGGTTTGCGTACGTATGTGCGCAGCCTCTGTTTCGTATTATACAAAGCGGTCAGTGAACTGTTTCCGGACGGTAAACTGTTTGTGGAACATCCTGTATCCAAAGGCTATTTCTGCAATCTGCGCATCGGACGTGCTATTACCCTGGAAGATGTATCCGCTATTAAAAAGCGTATGCAGGAAATCATAGATGAAAATATCATATACCGTCGCACGGAATGTCATACTACCGAAGCTGTACGTATCTTCAACGAACGGGGAATGACGGACAAAGTAAAGCTGCTGGAAACATCCGGCTCTATTTATACCTATTATTATTCGTTAGGCGACACCATTGATTATTATTATGGCAACCTGTTACCCAGCACCGGTTTTATCTGGCTGTTCGACATCGTGAAGTATTACGATGGTCTGCTATTACGTATCCCCAACAAAGAAAATCCCAACGTATTGGAAGAAGTAGTAAAGCAGGAAAAAATGCTTGATGTCTTCAAAGAACATCTTCGCTGGAATTACATCATGGGATTGGGTAATGTAGGAGACTTCAATCTTGCCTGCGAGCAAGGACATGCCACCGACCTGATCAATGTGGCTGAAGCACTGCAAGAAAAGAAAATAGCCCAGATTGCCGATGATATCTATAATCGGGGCGAAAATGGCAACCGCGTGAAACTGGTGCTTATCTCCGGTCCGTCCTCTTCAGGTAAGACCACTTTCAGCAAGCGCCTTTCCGTACAGCTTATGACAAACGGGCTTCGTCCATACCCCATCGCTCTGGACAATTACTTTGTGAACCGCGAAGACACTCCGAGAGACGCTAACGGAGATTATGACTACGAATCGTTGTATGCACTCGACCTCAAAAAATTCGAGGAAGACCTGAAAGCTTTGCTGAGAGGCGAAGAAATTGATCTACCGAGTTTCAACTTCTCTACCGGACAACGGGAATACAAAGGGGACAAGTTACGGATTGACGAACATACCATCCTCATCCTGGAAGGCATTCATGCATTGAACCCGGAACTCACTCCGCAGATACCGGCAGAAAACAAATATAAGATCTATGTATCTGCCCTGACTACCATTTCTCTGGACGATCACAACTGGATTCCCACAACAGACAACCGTTTGTTGCGCCGTATCATCCGCGACTTCAACTACCGTGGTTACTCAGCGCGGGAAACTATTTCCCGCTGGCCCAGTGTACGAGCTGGAGAAGACAAATGGATCTTCCCTTATCAGGAAAACGCTGATGTAATGTTCAACTCAGCGCTGTTGTTTGAGTTTGCCGTACTGCGTTGTCATGCCGAACCCATACTGACCAGTGTGCCACGCAACTGCCCGGAGTATGCCGAAGCATACCGATTGCTGAAATTCATCAAGTACTTTACTCCAGTACAAGATAAGGAAATCCCGCCGACATCACTTCTGCGTGAATTCCTGGGAGGAAGCAGTTTCAAATACTAA